One Microbacterium esteraromaticum genomic window carries:
- the metG gene encoding methionine--tRNA ligase, which produces MPAGESFYITTPIYYPSDVPHIGHGYTTVAVDTLSRWHRQAGDDTWMLTGTDEHGQKMLRAAAANNVTPQEWVDKLVGESWFPLLKTLDVANDDFIRTTQERHEKNVQVFFQKLYDAGYIYAGEYEALYCVGCEEFKPESEIVDGTGPFEGLKVCAIHSKPLELLQEKNYFFKLSEFQDRLLELYRTEPDFVRPDSARNEVVSFVSQGLKDLSISRSTFDWGIPLPWDESHVIYVWVDALLNYATAVGYGEDDATFDRRWPAYHVVGKDILRFHAVIWPALLMAAGLDVPKGVFAHGWLLVGGEKMSKSKLTGIAPTEITDVFGSDAYRFYFLSAIAFGQDGSFSWEDLSARYQAELANGFGNLASRTIAMIQKYFDGVVPAPAEYTERDLVVQKKVADATAAADAAIEHFRIDEAIDAIWTIVDDLNLYITENEPWALARDEEQRERLGTVLYTCAEGLRALAVLLSPVMPQSTAKLWDALGVEASLGELTAQPIRDAGTWGALKPGTTVSTLAPLFPRVEQTA; this is translated from the coding sequence ATGCCCGCAGGCGAGTCCTTCTACATCACCACGCCCATCTACTACCCGTCCGACGTGCCGCACATCGGTCACGGGTACACGACGGTGGCCGTCGACACCCTGTCGCGCTGGCACCGCCAGGCAGGTGACGACACCTGGATGCTCACCGGAACCGACGAGCACGGCCAGAAGATGCTGCGCGCCGCCGCGGCGAACAACGTCACCCCGCAGGAGTGGGTCGACAAGCTGGTGGGCGAGAGCTGGTTCCCGCTGCTGAAGACGCTCGACGTCGCCAACGACGACTTCATCCGCACCACGCAGGAGCGGCACGAGAAGAACGTTCAGGTGTTCTTCCAGAAGCTGTACGACGCCGGCTACATCTACGCGGGCGAGTACGAGGCGCTGTACTGCGTGGGCTGCGAGGAGTTCAAGCCCGAATCCGAGATCGTCGACGGCACCGGGCCCTTCGAAGGGCTGAAGGTCTGTGCGATCCACTCGAAGCCGCTCGAGCTGCTGCAGGAGAAGAACTACTTCTTCAAGCTGAGCGAGTTCCAGGACCGCCTGCTCGAGCTGTACAGGACCGAGCCCGACTTCGTGCGCCCTGATTCGGCGCGCAACGAGGTCGTCTCCTTCGTCAGCCAGGGTCTGAAGGACCTGTCGATCTCACGGTCGACGTTCGACTGGGGCATCCCGCTGCCGTGGGACGAGTCGCACGTCATCTACGTGTGGGTGGACGCGCTGCTCAACTACGCCACCGCCGTCGGCTACGGCGAGGACGACGCGACCTTCGACCGACGCTGGCCGGCGTACCACGTGGTCGGCAAGGACATCCTGCGCTTCCACGCCGTGATCTGGCCGGCGCTGCTGATGGCCGCAGGCCTCGACGTGCCCAAGGGCGTCTTCGCGCACGGCTGGCTGCTGGTCGGCGGCGAGAAGATGTCGAAGTCGAAGCTCACCGGCATCGCGCCGACCGAGATCACCGACGTCTTCGGCTCGGACGCCTACCGCTTCTACTTCCTCTCCGCGATCGCGTTCGGCCAGGACGGCTCGTTCTCGTGGGAGGACCTCTCGGCCCGGTACCAGGCCGAGCTCGCGAACGGCTTCGGTAACCTGGCCTCGCGCACGATCGCGATGATCCAGAAGTACTTCGACGGAGTCGTGCCCGCGCCGGCCGAGTACACCGAACGCGATCTCGTGGTGCAGAAGAAGGTGGCGGATGCCACCGCCGCAGCCGACGCGGCCATCGAGCACTTCCGCATCGACGAGGCGATCGACGCGATCTGGACGATCGTCGACGACCTCAATCTCTACATCACCGAGAACGAGCCGTGGGCTCTGGCTCGCGACGAGGAGCAGCGTGAGCGCCTCGGCACCGTGCTGTACACCTGCGCTGAGGGCTTGCGCGCCCTGGCCGTGCTGCTCTCGCCGGTCATGCCGCAGTCGACCGCGAAGCTGTGGGACGCCCTGGGCGTCGAGGCCTCGCTCGGCGAGCTCACTGCGCAGCCGATCCGCGACGCCGGCACCTGGGGTGCGCTGAAGCCCGGCACGACTGTCTCGACCCTCGCTCCGCTGTTCCCGCGCGTGGAGCAGACGGCGTAA
- a CDS encoding GNAT family N-acetyltransferase — translation MRFLDEITLADEFVRLEPLGHEHADDLSRAARTLDYAWYTSVPDADAVPAEIDRRLALRDAGVMNPFAVRRLQSGEVVGMTTFCSIDQPNRRVEIGYTWIGTTAQRSEVNPAMKRLMLAHAFDACDAIAVSLMTHFHNRQSRAAIERLGAKLDGILRNHRFMPDGSLRDTAVYSILPHEWPAVRSGLDARLARR, via the coding sequence GTGCGCTTCCTCGACGAGATCACCCTGGCAGACGAGTTCGTGCGGCTTGAGCCGCTCGGCCACGAGCACGCGGACGACCTGAGCCGCGCTGCGAGGACGCTCGACTACGCCTGGTACACGTCGGTTCCGGATGCAGACGCGGTGCCCGCCGAGATCGACCGGCGTCTCGCGTTGCGCGATGCCGGTGTCATGAACCCCTTCGCCGTGCGCCGGCTGCAGAGCGGAGAGGTCGTGGGCATGACGACGTTCTGCAGCATCGATCAGCCGAACCGCCGCGTCGAGATCGGCTACACCTGGATCGGCACGACCGCGCAGCGCAGCGAGGTGAACCCCGCCATGAAGCGACTGATGCTGGCGCACGCCTTCGACGCCTGCGATGCGATCGCCGTGTCGCTCATGACCCACTTCCACAACAGGCAGTCCCGCGCCGCGATCGAGCGGCTCGGGGCCAAGCTCGACGGCATCCTGCGCAATCACCGCTTCATGCCCGACGGGTCGCTGCGCGACACCGCTGTGTACTCGATCCTTCCTCACGAGTGGCCGGCGGTGCGGAGCGGGCTGGATGCCCGTCTCGCGCGTCGGTGA
- a CDS encoding MFS transporter codes for MTALGELIAPRRLGRDFRWLMSAAWTSNIGDGIALAASPLLIASMTSSPVLVASGAMLQFLPWLLFGLHAGAIADRVERRMLVMLAHGIRALVVAALVVFLVTGMANIAIVLIVSFLYGTAEVFADTSTSTLLPMMVKPADLGVGNARLQAGFLVANQLAGPPLGAFLFALGSFWPFLAQVLAVTLGLILVSRIARQPVPPRSGASEAAEKRPVHTEIGEGLRWAWHNKPVRTLIVIILAFNVTWAAPWGILVLYATEHLGMGPVGFGALTTASAIGGLAGTMSFGWLERHVSFATIMKVCLTLEVLMHLAFALTTDGVVALVIMFGFGAYAFVWGTISTTVRQRLVPHDLQGRVGSVNMVGVFGGMVLGQALGGLIAQAWGLTAPWWFAFAGSALTLLLMWRQISHIAAAKPALDEGAEQAE; via the coding sequence GTGACCGCACTCGGAGAGCTCATCGCACCGCGCCGCCTCGGCCGCGATTTCCGCTGGCTGATGTCGGCCGCGTGGACGAGCAACATCGGCGACGGCATCGCTCTCGCCGCCTCGCCTCTGCTGATCGCCTCGATGACGTCGTCTCCCGTGCTCGTCGCCTCTGGCGCGATGCTGCAGTTCCTGCCGTGGCTGCTGTTCGGTCTGCACGCGGGGGCGATCGCTGACCGCGTGGAGAGGAGGATGCTCGTGATGCTCGCCCACGGCATCCGGGCCCTCGTCGTCGCCGCGCTCGTCGTCTTCCTCGTGACGGGCATGGCGAACATCGCGATCGTGCTCATCGTGTCGTTCCTCTACGGAACGGCCGAGGTGTTCGCCGACACGAGCACGAGCACGCTGCTGCCGATGATGGTGAAGCCCGCCGATCTCGGCGTCGGCAACGCCCGCCTGCAGGCCGGGTTCCTCGTCGCCAATCAGCTGGCGGGTCCGCCGCTGGGTGCCTTCCTGTTCGCGCTCGGGTCGTTCTGGCCTTTCCTCGCGCAGGTGCTCGCGGTGACTCTGGGACTCATCCTCGTGTCGCGGATCGCCAGGCAGCCGGTGCCGCCGAGGTCGGGCGCGTCAGAGGCCGCCGAGAAGCGTCCCGTGCACACCGAGATCGGCGAGGGCCTTCGCTGGGCGTGGCACAACAAGCCGGTGCGCACCCTGATCGTGATCATCCTCGCGTTCAACGTCACCTGGGCCGCACCGTGGGGGATCCTGGTGCTCTACGCGACGGAGCACCTCGGGATGGGACCGGTGGGGTTCGGAGCCCTGACCACGGCATCGGCGATCGGGGGCCTCGCCGGCACCATGAGCTTCGGGTGGCTCGAACGGCATGTGTCGTTCGCGACCATCATGAAGGTGTGCCTCACGCTGGAGGTGCTCATGCACCTCGCGTTCGCACTCACCACCGACGGTGTCGTGGCGCTGGTGATCATGTTCGGCTTCGGGGCGTACGCGTTCGTGTGGGGCACCATCTCGACCACCGTGCGTCAGCGTCTCGTGCCCCACGACCTGCAGGGCCGGGTGGGCTCGGTGAACATGGTCGGCGTGTTCGGCGGCATGGTGCTCGGCCAGGCGCTCGGCGGGCTCATCGCGCAGGCATGGGGGCTGACGGCGCCGTGGTGGTTCGCGTTCGCCGGATCCGCGCTCACCCTGCTGCTGATGTGGCGGCAGATCTCGCACATCGCCGCTGCGAAGCCGGCCCTCGACGAGGGCGCCGAGCAGGCTGAGTAG
- a CDS encoding 4-(cytidine 5'-diphospho)-2-C-methyl-D-erythritol kinase gives MTPRSVHVRAPGKINVYLGVGPRHDDGYHSLATVFQAVSLYEDVYATLADGFSLEVEGDVDVTGVPLDDRNLAMRAAKLLAQAAGVDAGVHLRIRKGVPVAGGMGGGSADAAAALVACDALWGTELGQHRLHELAARLGADVPFALHGGTAVGAGRGDELTPALARGRFDWVLVLSEQGLSTPEVYGQLDLLRAQEGAVADDPPMSLDVPLPVLQALRAGEARDLAPALLNDLEAAAVVDRPDLAATLVDGIRFGALGGLVSGSGPTIALLCDGPEQARSVQDQLRDTGRHALHVHGPVPGARVIF, from the coding sequence ATGACGCCGCGCTCCGTGCACGTGCGGGCCCCGGGCAAGATCAACGTCTATCTGGGGGTCGGACCAAGGCACGATGACGGCTATCACTCGCTCGCCACGGTCTTCCAGGCGGTGTCGCTGTACGAGGACGTCTACGCGACCCTCGCCGACGGGTTCAGCCTCGAGGTCGAGGGGGACGTCGACGTCACAGGCGTGCCTCTCGACGATCGCAATCTGGCGATGCGGGCGGCCAAGCTGCTCGCACAGGCGGCGGGGGTGGATGCGGGGGTGCACCTGCGCATCCGCAAGGGCGTGCCGGTGGCCGGCGGCATGGGCGGAGGCTCGGCAGACGCCGCCGCAGCGCTGGTCGCCTGCGATGCGCTGTGGGGGACCGAGCTCGGGCAGCATCGACTGCACGAGCTCGCCGCGCGACTCGGTGCCGATGTGCCCTTCGCGCTGCACGGCGGCACCGCGGTCGGCGCGGGGCGCGGCGACGAGCTCACGCCCGCTCTCGCTCGTGGACGATTCGACTGGGTGCTCGTCCTCAGCGAGCAGGGACTCTCGACGCCCGAGGTGTACGGGCAGCTCGATCTGCTGCGCGCGCAGGAGGGCGCCGTCGCCGACGATCCGCCGATGTCGCTCGACGTGCCGCTGCCCGTGCTGCAGGCGCTGCGGGCCGGTGAGGCACGGGATCTCGCGCCTGCACTGCTGAACGATCTCGAGGCGGCCGCGGTCGTCGACCGCCCCGATCTCGCCGCCACCCTCGTGGACGGCATCCGTTTCGGAGCCCTGGGCGGTCTCGTCTCGGGATCGGGCCCGACCATCGCTCTGCTCTGCGACGGGCCCGAGCAAGCCCGCTCGGTGCAGGATCAGCTCCGCGACACCGGGCGCCACGCGCTGCACGTGCATGGCCCCGTGCCGGGCGCTCGCGTCATCTTCTGA
- a CDS encoding TatD family hydrolase, which translates to MADTYVQRRDAKGRKDLRYPAAPEPLSVAVYDNHAHLEITDGVEPLSLKEQLDRAAEVGIAGVVQASGDIESSRWAVEAAASDPRVLAAVAIHPNDAPTYAAQGRLGEAITVIDELAAHPRTRAIGETGLDYFRTDETGRPAQHESFEAHIALAKKHGIAMQIHDRDAHDDVLETLRRVGAPEKTVFHCFSGDDQMARIAADAGYWLSFAGNVTFKNAQNLRDALAVTPLDRILVETDAPFLTPVPLRGRPNAPYLVPITVRFMAAELDVDVDELCARLAANTLAVYGSFA; encoded by the coding sequence ATGGCAGACACCTACGTGCAGCGCCGAGACGCGAAGGGACGCAAGGACCTGCGTTACCCGGCGGCTCCCGAGCCGCTGAGCGTCGCGGTCTACGACAACCACGCGCACCTGGAGATCACCGACGGTGTGGAGCCCCTGTCGCTGAAGGAGCAGCTCGACCGCGCGGCGGAGGTCGGCATCGCCGGAGTGGTGCAGGCGTCGGGTGACATCGAGTCGTCCCGCTGGGCGGTCGAGGCCGCGGCATCCGACCCTCGGGTGCTCGCCGCCGTCGCGATCCACCCCAACGACGCGCCCACGTATGCCGCCCAAGGGCGCCTCGGCGAGGCGATCACGGTGATCGACGAGCTGGCGGCGCATCCGCGCACCCGCGCGATAGGCGAGACCGGCCTCGACTACTTCCGCACCGACGAGACGGGACGGCCTGCGCAGCACGAGTCGTTCGAGGCGCACATCGCGCTGGCGAAGAAGCACGGCATCGCCATGCAGATCCACGACCGCGACGCCCACGACGACGTGCTCGAGACGCTCCGGCGCGTCGGCGCCCCCGAGAAGACCGTGTTCCACTGCTTCTCGGGCGACGATCAGATGGCTCGGATCGCGGCGGATGCCGGATACTGGCTCTCGTTCGCAGGCAACGTCACCTTCAAGAACGCGCAGAACCTGCGCGATGCGCTCGCCGTCACGCCGCTCGATCGCATCCTGGTCGAGACCGACGCCCCCTTCCTCACGCCCGTGCCCCTGCGCGGTCGCCCGAACGCCCCCTACCTCGTGCCGATCACGGTGCGCTTCATGGCCGCCGAGCTCGACGTCGACGTCGACGAGCTGTGCGCCCGGCTCGCAGCCAACACGCTCGCGGTGTACGGCTCGTTCGCCTGA
- the rsmI gene encoding 16S rRNA (cytidine(1402)-2'-O)-methyltransferase, with translation MIILAATPIGNLADASRRLVEVLENAELVAAEDTRTTQRLLQALKIENRPRLIALHDHNEKHRAAELAELAEQHDVVLVSDAGMPAVSDPGYGVVAAAVERGVTVTAIPGPSAVLMALAISGLPTDRFAFEGFLPRKPGERRSVLSALASEPRTMVFFESPSRLASSLADMGAVFGADRRIAVCRELTKLYEEVRRGTASELVAWAENGVKGEIVVVVEGAAPASVSADDALAQVQALVASGTRLKDACAEVAAATGLRSRDLYQAALAARTA, from the coding sequence ATGATCATCCTCGCGGCGACTCCGATCGGCAACCTGGCTGACGCGTCGCGGAGACTCGTCGAGGTGCTCGAGAACGCCGAGCTCGTCGCCGCAGAGGACACCCGCACCACCCAGCGACTGCTGCAGGCGCTGAAGATCGAGAATCGTCCGCGCCTGATCGCGCTGCACGACCACAACGAGAAGCACAGGGCAGCCGAGCTCGCCGAGCTCGCCGAGCAGCATGACGTCGTGCTCGTGAGCGACGCCGGGATGCCTGCGGTGAGCGACCCCGGGTACGGCGTCGTCGCCGCGGCGGTCGAGCGCGGCGTGACCGTCACCGCGATCCCCGGGCCGAGTGCGGTGCTCATGGCGCTCGCGATCTCAGGGCTCCCCACCGACCGGTTCGCATTCGAGGGCTTCCTGCCGCGCAAGCCGGGGGAGCGCAGGTCGGTGCTGTCCGCGCTCGCATCGGAGCCGCGCACGATGGTGTTCTTCGAGTCGCCGTCGAGACTCGCATCCTCCCTCGCCGACATGGGCGCCGTGTTCGGCGCGGACCGCCGGATCGCCGTGTGCCGCGAGCTGACCAAGCTGTACGAGGAGGTGCGCCGCGGCACGGCATCCGAGCTCGTCGCATGGGCCGAGAACGGCGTGAAGGGTGAGATCGTCGTCGTCGTCGAGGGCGCCGCCCCTGCCTCCGTCTCCGCTGACGACGCGCTCGCCCAGGTGCAGGCCCTCGTGGCATCCGGAACCCGACTCAAGGACGCGTGCGCCGAGGTCGCTGCGGCGACCGGTCTGCGCTCCCGGGATCTGTACCAGGCCGCGCTCGCGGCGAGGACCGCGTGA
- a CDS encoding methyltransferase domain-containing protein, whose product MTFWPDLATAVTEAAATGRLVAIDGVDGSGKTRFAANLAAHIVDRPVIIIHADDFLNPSRIRHARGRHSELGFWEDTYDYPALRRDVLEPLQRGGDGHYRPVAYDARADEPIVGDTLHADPAALVLVEGMFLLRDELASHWDASIHLHVPFAVTASRMAIRDGSHPDPEHPSMRRYVGGQRLYFAAARPWERADFVVDNSDFDHPQLIDASPADRTTPRRHHVAASSPDVLAGSRRSRRVTEAIGAAYDARAAEYVALLGDIAQTDARDRALIAAWRDATPGRLLDAGCGPGLWTRFLHDGGRDVLGVDLSEQFIGHAREKHPDLEFHHGSFAALPLADASLGGILAWYSLIHTPPEQLPGILAEFARVVAPGGSILIGFFDGTPGEPFDHAVTTAYFWTPDALAPLLVDAGLTLTAVERRGRTPDEPSTRPHASLTAVRT is encoded by the coding sequence GTGACGTTCTGGCCCGACCTCGCGACAGCGGTGACCGAGGCCGCAGCGACGGGCCGGCTCGTCGCGATCGACGGTGTCGACGGCAGCGGCAAGACGCGCTTCGCGGCGAACCTCGCTGCGCACATCGTCGATCGGCCCGTGATCATCATCCACGCCGACGACTTCCTCAACCCCTCGCGGATCCGTCACGCCCGCGGTCGGCACTCCGAGCTCGGCTTCTGGGAAGACACCTACGACTACCCGGCGCTCCGGCGAGATGTGCTGGAGCCGCTCCAGCGCGGCGGTGACGGCCATTACCGGCCGGTCGCGTACGACGCCCGCGCGGATGAGCCGATCGTCGGCGACACGCTGCACGCCGATCCGGCCGCACTGGTCCTGGTGGAGGGCATGTTCCTGCTTCGCGATGAGCTCGCTTCCCACTGGGACGCCTCGATCCACCTGCACGTGCCCTTCGCGGTCACCGCGTCGCGGATGGCGATCCGCGACGGCAGTCATCCCGATCCCGAGCATCCGTCGATGCGACGGTACGTCGGCGGCCAACGGCTCTACTTCGCTGCCGCGAGACCCTGGGAACGGGCCGACTTCGTCGTGGACAACTCCGACTTCGATCATCCGCAGCTGATCGACGCGTCCCCCGCCGATCGCACCACACCGCGACGGCACCACGTCGCCGCGTCGTCACCTGATGTCCTCGCCGGCAGCCGGCGCAGCCGGCGCGTGACCGAGGCGATCGGCGCCGCGTACGACGCGCGGGCCGCAGAGTACGTCGCGCTGCTCGGCGACATCGCCCAGACGGATGCCCGTGATCGTGCGCTCATCGCGGCCTGGCGCGATGCGACACCGGGACGACTGCTGGATGCCGGATGCGGGCCCGGTCTGTGGACGCGGTTCCTGCATGACGGCGGTCGCGACGTGCTGGGCGTCGACCTCTCGGAGCAGTTCATCGGGCACGCCCGCGAGAAGCATCCGGATCTCGAGTTCCACCACGGCTCGTTCGCCGCGCTCCCGCTGGCGGACGCGTCGCTCGGCGGGATCCTGGCCTGGTACTCGCTGATCCACACGCCGCCGGAGCAGCTCCCCGGGATCCTCGCGGAGTTCGCCCGCGTGGTCGCTCCCGGTGGCAGCATCCTGATCGGCTTCTTCGACGGCACCCCTGGCGAGCCGTTCGACCACGCCGTCACGACCGCCTACTTCTGGACTCCGGATGCCCTGGCACCCCTCCTCGTGGACGCGGGCCTCACCCTCACCGCCGTCGAGCGTCGCGGTCGCACTCCCGACGAGCCCAGCACCCGTCCGCATGCCTCTCTGACCGCCGTCCGTACCTGA
- the rsmA gene encoding 16S rRNA (adenine(1518)-N(6)/adenine(1519)-N(6))-dimethyltransferase RsmA — protein MTVSLLGATEIRRLAAELDVTPTKKLGQNFVVDANTVRKIVHAAAVQPGERVVEIGPGLGSLTLAILEAGASVTAVEIDHRLAERLPQTARERGVADGMLTVVDADAMRVTELPGRPTVLVANLPYNVSVPVLLHFLETFAHLQRGVVMVQAEVAERLAAKPGSKIYGAPSVKAAWYGPWRLCGTVSRQVFWPVPNVDSLLVGFERDETPRGDDDERRRTFEIVDAAFNQRRKMLRQALSGLYGGSAAASEVLEAAGVAPTARGEDLTVDDYHRIALVQHDPAPGPIA, from the coding sequence ATGACCGTCTCCCTGCTCGGCGCCACCGAGATCCGCCGTCTTGCCGCCGAGCTCGACGTCACACCCACGAAGAAGCTGGGCCAGAACTTCGTCGTCGACGCGAACACGGTGCGCAAGATCGTGCACGCGGCGGCCGTGCAGCCGGGGGAGCGGGTCGTCGAGATCGGACCTGGCCTCGGTTCGCTGACCCTCGCGATCCTCGAGGCCGGAGCGTCGGTCACCGCGGTCGAGATCGACCATCGCCTCGCCGAGCGGCTGCCGCAGACGGCGCGGGAGCGCGGCGTGGCCGACGGCATGCTGACGGTGGTGGATGCCGATGCCATGCGCGTCACCGAGCTGCCTGGCCGGCCCACGGTGCTCGTCGCCAATCTGCCGTACAACGTCTCGGTGCCGGTGCTGCTGCATTTCCTCGAGACGTTCGCACATCTGCAGCGCGGCGTGGTGATGGTGCAGGCAGAGGTCGCCGAGCGCCTCGCCGCGAAGCCGGGCTCGAAGATCTACGGCGCCCCCAGTGTGAAGGCGGCCTGGTACGGACCGTGGCGTCTGTGCGGCACCGTGTCGCGTCAGGTGTTCTGGCCCGTGCCGAACGTCGACAGTCTGCTGGTCGGCTTCGAGCGCGACGAGACGCCTCGCGGCGACGACGACGAGCGTCGGCGCACCTTCGAGATCGTGGACGCCGCATTCAATCAGCGCCGCAAGATGCTCCGTCAGGCGCTCTCCGGACTGTACGGAGGGTCGGCAGCGGCATCCGAGGTGCTCGAGGCCGCCGGTGTCGCCCCCACGGCGCGCGGCGAGGATCTCACGGTCGACGACTACCACCGCATCGCGCTCGTCCAGCACGATCCGGCGCCGGGGCCGATAGCCTGA
- the mgrA gene encoding L-glyceraldehyde 3-phosphate reductase yields the protein MTEPRFRPDVPEIHRPYVAAPDRYQRFPYRQVGTSGLYLPPISLGLWWNFGDNIPLDSQRALLWHAFDSGITHFDLANNYGPPYGSAEKNFGRILSEDLAPYRDELVISSKAGWDMWPGPYGDLGSRKYILASAEQSLTRMGLDYVDIFYSHRVDPVTPVEETVGALDTLVRQGKALYVGISSYSAERTEAALAVARDLGTPLVIHQPSYSVLNRWIEDGLTDTLRSAGMGAIAFTPLAQGLLTGKYLGDGTAQRAQKRGSLPDRPLSEEGLAVLRGLNDIAADRGQTLAQMALQWTLRDPVVVSALIGASRPEQIDENIAAVDGPEFDDDELTAIDALAHGIDVNLWSVSSEL from the coding sequence GTGACCGAACCGCGCTTCCGCCCCGATGTCCCCGAGATCCACCGGCCGTATGTCGCGGCACCGGATCGCTACCAGCGCTTCCCGTACCGTCAGGTCGGCACGAGCGGGCTCTATCTTCCGCCGATCTCGCTCGGTCTGTGGTGGAACTTCGGCGACAACATCCCGCTCGACTCGCAGCGCGCCCTGCTGTGGCATGCCTTCGACAGCGGAATCACGCACTTCGACCTCGCGAACAACTACGGTCCGCCCTACGGCTCAGCCGAGAAGAACTTCGGCCGCATCCTGTCAGAGGACCTCGCACCGTACCGCGACGAGCTGGTCATCTCGTCGAAGGCCGGCTGGGACATGTGGCCGGGCCCATACGGCGACCTGGGCAGCCGCAAGTACATCCTCGCCAGCGCCGAGCAGTCACTCACCCGGATGGGCCTCGACTACGTCGACATCTTCTACTCGCACCGGGTCGATCCCGTGACGCCGGTGGAGGAGACGGTCGGCGCGCTCGACACGCTCGTGCGGCAGGGCAAGGCACTCTACGTCGGCATCTCGTCATACAGCGCTGAGCGCACCGAGGCCGCGCTCGCGGTGGCACGCGACCTCGGCACGCCTCTGGTGATCCACCAGCCCTCGTACTCCGTCCTCAACCGCTGGATCGAGGACGGCCTGACCGACACCCTCCGATCGGCCGGTATGGGCGCTATCGCCTTCACGCCGCTCGCGCAGGGGCTGCTGACGGGCAAGTATCTCGGCGACGGCACCGCGCAGCGCGCGCAGAAGCGCGGGTCGCTGCCCGATCGGCCGCTCTCCGAGGAGGGCCTCGCGGTGCTGCGCGGCCTCAACGACATCGCGGCCGACCGCGGCCAGACGCTTGCGCAGATGGCGCTGCAGTGGACCCTGCGCGACCCGGTCGTCGTATCGGCGCTCATCGGCGCCTCGCGCCCCGAGCAGATCGACGAGAACATCGCCGCGGTGGATGGGCCGGAATTCGACGATGACGAGCTCACGGCCATCGACGCACTCGCGCACGGCATCGACGTCAATCTCTGGTCCGTCTCGTCGGAGCTGTGA